The following coding sequences lie in one Lolium perenne isolate Kyuss_39 chromosome 2, Kyuss_2.0, whole genome shotgun sequence genomic window:
- the LOC127335386 gene encoding BIIDXI-like protein At5g11420, with the protein MAVLNGALFLLLCAAALAAASAGDGPLLNGNFELQPSRCRMNGTRVMSAHAIPHWTVTGFVEYIETGAKQGDMILVVPEGMHAVRLGTESSIQQELSVTQGSYYSITFSAARTCAQNEKLTVSIVPGDPRGELPVQTVYTTSGWDSYAWAFQAAQGVVSFVIHHGDDQVDDPECGPIIDAVAIKTLDPPQATGDNLLKNGDFEEGPYITPGSPWGVLVPPMDEDDVSPLPGWMVMSYSKVVKYIDSEHFSVPQGSRAVELVAGLEAALVQEVDTVPGSSCRLEFSVGDAADRCAASPMSVQVATAGAKKSVPYSSAGTGGNARDALDFTAQDSRTRVVFYSEGYHMTSDGTGTLCGPVIDDVSLDCVPQTNARRLLR; encoded by the exons ATGGCGGTGCTCAACGGCGCACTGTTCTTGCTCCTCTGCGCGGCTGCTCTGGCTGCTGCCTCCGCCGGCGACG GCCCGCTGCTGAACGGCAACTTCGAGCTTCAGCCGAGCAGGTGCCGGATGAACGGCACGAGGGTGATGAGCGCGCACGCGATCCCGCACTGGACGGTCACCGGCTTCGTGGAGTACATCGAGACCGGGGCGAAGCAGGGCGACATGATCCTGGTGGTGCCGGAGGGCATGCACGCCGTGCGGCTGGGCACCGAGTCCTCCATCCAGCAGGAGCTCAGCGTGACGCAGGGCAGCTATTACTCCATCACCTTCAGCGCGGCGCGCACCTGCGCCCAGAACGAGAAGCTGACCGTGTCCATCGTCCCTGGCGACCCGCGCGGCGAGCTCCCCGTCCAGACCGTGTACACCACCAGCGGCTGGGACTCGTACGCCTGGGCCTTCCAGGCCGCGCAGGGCGTGGTGTCATTCGTCATCCACCATGGCGACGACCAGGTCGACGACCCTGAGTGTGGACCCATCATCGACGCCGTCGCCATCAAAACACTCGACCCTCCTCAGGCCACCGGCG ATAACCTGCTGAAGAACGGGGACTTCGAGGAGGGGCCGTACATCACCCCGGGCTCCCCGTGGGGGGTCCTCGTGCCGCCCATGGACGAAGACGACGTCTCGCCGCTGCCGGGGTGGATGGTCATGTCCTACTCCAAGGTCGTCAAGTACATCGACTCGGAGCACTTCTCGGTGCCGCAGGGCTCCCGTGCAGTGGAGCTGGTGGCCGGCCTGGAGGCCGCGCTGGTCCAGGAGGTGGATACCGTGCCCGGGAGCTCCTGCAGGCTCGAGTTCTCCGTCGGGGACGCGGCCGACCGGTGCGCGGCGTCGCCCATGAGCGTGCAGGTGGCCACCGCGGGCGCGAAAAAGAGCGTGCCGTACAGCTCCGCGGGCACGGGCGGGAACGCGCGCGACGCGCTCGACTTCACGGCGCAAGATAGCCGCACAAGGGTGGTGTTCTACAGCGAGGGCTACCACATGACGTCTGACGGCACCGGCACGCTCTGCGGACCCGTCATCGACGACGTCTCGCTCGACTGCGTCCCACAGACGAACGCTCGCCGGTTGCTTCGTTAA